In Prescottella soli, a genomic segment contains:
- a CDS encoding heme o synthase, translating to MRTGHRPSGHGFGSPGVASASDSENSRDTSTLRGRVISTILAYVALTKPRVIELLLVATIPAMLLADRGHIDLALILSTLFGGWMGAASANSLNCVVDADIDKVMKRTALRPLARQAVPTRNAFIFGATLGIASFLWLWWRANLLAGFLVVLTIAFYVLVYTMVLKRRTWQNVIWGGAAGCMPVMVGWAAVTGSLSWEPVVLFLIIFFWTPPHTWALAMRYKEDYKAAGVPMLPVIASEKHVTKQIVIYTWATVLASLALVPAAGWIYAVVTLLAGAWFLFVAHQLYNSVRGGTPIKPLKLFLQSNNYLAVVCCGLAVDSVLGWQTIAQLF from the coding sequence GTGCGTACAGGGCATAGGCCGAGCGGACACGGCTTCGGCAGCCCCGGCGTCGCATCCGCTTCCGATTCGGAAAATTCTCGGGACACGTCGACGCTGCGAGGGCGTGTGATCTCGACGATCCTCGCGTACGTGGCGTTGACGAAGCCGCGTGTGATCGAGCTCCTGCTCGTCGCAACGATTCCGGCGATGCTGCTCGCGGACCGCGGCCACATCGACCTGGCACTCATTCTCAGCACACTGTTCGGTGGCTGGATGGGCGCGGCGAGTGCCAACTCGCTGAACTGCGTCGTGGACGCCGACATCGACAAGGTGATGAAGCGCACAGCGCTGCGTCCGCTGGCCCGTCAGGCCGTGCCGACGAGGAACGCGTTCATCTTCGGTGCGACGCTCGGCATCGCATCGTTCCTGTGGCTGTGGTGGCGGGCGAACCTGCTCGCGGGCTTCCTCGTCGTCCTGACGATTGCCTTCTACGTCCTCGTCTACACGATGGTGCTCAAGCGCCGCACCTGGCAGAACGTGATCTGGGGCGGCGCCGCCGGTTGCATGCCCGTGATGGTCGGCTGGGCCGCCGTCACCGGGTCGCTGAGCTGGGAGCCGGTCGTCCTGTTCCTGATCATCTTCTTCTGGACGCCGCCGCACACCTGGGCGCTCGCGATGCGCTACAAGGAGGACTACAAGGCCGCGGGCGTGCCGATGCTCCCGGTCATCGCCTCCGAGAAGCACGTCACGAAGCAGATCGTGATCTATACCTGGGCCACCGTCCTCGCATCGCTAGCGCTGGTGCCGGCCGCCGGATGGATCTACGCGGTCGTCACGCTGCTCGCCGGCGCCTGGTTCCTGTTCGTCGCGCACCAGCTGTACAACAGCGTCCGCGGCGGCACCCCCATCAAGCCACTCAAGCTGTTCCTGCAGTCCAACAACTACCTCGCGGTGGTGTGCTGCGGTCTGGCCGTCGACTCGGTCCTCGGCTGGCAGACCATCGCGCAGCTGTTCTGA
- the tkt gene encoding transketolase encodes MSITDEIRVLTHPVHPADWTDLDTKAVDTVRVLAADAVQKVGNGHPGTAMSLAPLAYTLFQRVMRHDPKNPEWVGRDRFILSCGHSSLTLYLQLYLSGYGLELSDIEALRTWGSLTPGHPEYGHTVGVEMTTGPLGQGLASSVGMAMAARRERGLFDPDAAAGTSPFDHFVYVIASDGDIEEGVTSEASSIAGVQELGNLIVFYDDNKISIEHDTAIALGEDTAKRYEAYGWHVQTIEGGENVSAILDAVEAAKAVTDKPSMILLRTIIGYPAPTKMNTGDVHGAALGADEVAGVKRALGFDPEKSFDVDPAALAHARQVVGRGTAAHTQWQVGFDAWAAREPERKALFDRLHAGEFPEGWADSLPTWEADAKGVATRKASSKVLNALGPILPELWGGSADLAGSNNTTIDGSDSFGPTSISTKDWNAQPYGRTLHFGVREHAMGSILNGIVLHGPTRAYGGTFLVFSDYMRPAVRLASLMKTPALYVWTHDSIGLGEDGPTHQPIEHLAALRAIPNMSVIRPGDANETAHAWKAALEHKTGPTALALTRQDIPVLDGTKNKAAEGVARGAYVLAEASTGTPEVILLGTGSELQLAVAAREALEADGIATRVVSAPCLDWFEQQDQAYRDEVLPPSVRARVTVEAGIAMPWYKILGSDGEAVSIEHYGASADYKTLFREFGFTAEAVTDAARRTLARVKG; translated from the coding sequence GTGTCGATCACAGACGAGATCCGCGTCCTCACCCACCCGGTCCACCCCGCCGACTGGACGGACCTGGACACCAAGGCCGTCGACACCGTACGAGTCCTCGCCGCGGACGCCGTCCAGAAGGTCGGCAACGGCCACCCTGGCACCGCAATGAGCCTCGCACCTCTCGCCTACACGCTGTTCCAGCGGGTGATGCGCCACGACCCGAAGAACCCCGAGTGGGTGGGACGCGACCGCTTCATCCTGTCGTGCGGCCACAGCAGCCTGACGCTGTACCTGCAGCTGTACCTGTCGGGCTACGGCCTGGAGCTGTCCGACATCGAGGCGCTGCGCACGTGGGGTTCGCTCACCCCCGGCCACCCGGAGTACGGCCACACCGTCGGCGTCGAGATGACGACCGGTCCCCTGGGCCAGGGTCTCGCGTCGTCGGTCGGCATGGCGATGGCGGCCCGCCGCGAGCGCGGCCTGTTCGATCCGGACGCCGCGGCCGGCACCAGCCCGTTCGACCACTTCGTCTACGTCATCGCCTCCGACGGTGACATCGAGGAGGGTGTCACCTCCGAGGCGTCGTCGATCGCGGGCGTCCAGGAGCTGGGCAACCTGATCGTCTTCTACGACGACAACAAGATCTCGATCGAGCACGACACCGCGATCGCTCTCGGCGAGGACACCGCCAAGCGTTACGAGGCGTACGGCTGGCACGTGCAGACGATCGAGGGCGGCGAGAACGTCTCGGCGATCCTCGACGCCGTCGAGGCCGCGAAGGCCGTCACCGACAAGCCGTCGATGATCCTGCTGCGCACCATCATCGGCTACCCGGCCCCGACCAAGATGAACACCGGCGACGTGCACGGCGCCGCGCTCGGCGCCGACGAGGTCGCCGGGGTCAAGCGCGCCCTCGGCTTCGATCCGGAGAAGAGCTTCGACGTCGATCCGGCCGCGCTCGCACACGCCCGCCAGGTCGTGGGTCGGGGCACCGCGGCGCACACCCAGTGGCAGGTCGGCTTCGACGCCTGGGCCGCGCGTGAGCCCGAGCGCAAGGCGCTGTTCGACCGTCTGCACGCCGGCGAGTTCCCCGAGGGCTGGGCCGACAGCCTCCCGACCTGGGAGGCGGACGCGAAGGGTGTCGCGACCCGCAAGGCGTCGAGCAAGGTCCTGAACGCGCTCGGCCCGATCCTGCCGGAACTGTGGGGCGGCTCGGCCGACCTGGCCGGCAGCAACAACACCACGATCGACGGCTCCGACTCGTTCGGCCCGACGTCGATCTCGACGAAGGACTGGAACGCCCAGCCGTACGGCCGCACGCTGCACTTCGGCGTCCGCGAGCATGCGATGGGCTCGATCCTCAACGGCATCGTCCTGCACGGGCCGACCCGCGCCTACGGCGGCACGTTCCTCGTCTTCAGCGACTACATGCGTCCGGCGGTTCGCCTCGCCTCGCTGATGAAGACCCCCGCGCTGTACGTGTGGACGCACGACTCCATCGGCCTCGGCGAGGACGGCCCGACGCACCAGCCGATCGAGCACCTCGCGGCGCTGCGGGCGATCCCGAACATGTCGGTGATCCGTCCGGGCGATGCCAACGAGACCGCCCACGCATGGAAGGCGGCGCTCGAGCACAAGACCGGCCCCACCGCCCTCGCGCTCACCCGCCAGGACATCCCGGTCCTCGACGGCACCAAGAACAAGGCAGCCGAGGGTGTGGCCCGCGGCGCGTACGTGCTGGCCGAGGCGTCCACCGGCACCCCCGAGGTCATCCTGCTGGGCACCGGCTCGGAGCTGCAGCTGGCCGTGGCCGCCCGTGAGGCACTCGAGGCGGACGGCATCGCCACCCGCGTCGTGTCGGCCCCCTGCCTCGACTGGTTCGAGCAGCAGGACCAGGCCTACCGCGACGAGGTCCTGCCTCCGTCGGTGCGCGCCCGCGTCACCGTCGAGGCCGGCATCGCGATGCCGTGGTACAAGATCCTCGGCAGCGACGGCGAGGCCGTGTCGATCGAGCATTACGGCGCCTCCGCCGACTACAAGACGTTGTTCCGTGAGTTCGGCTTCACGGCCGAAGCGGTCACCGATGCGGCGCGCCGCACCCTCGCACGTGTGAAGGGATGA
- the tal gene encoding transaldolase: MTDTATQNANLAALSAAGVSVWLDDLSRTRLETGNLAELIATRSVVGVTTNPTIFQGAITKGNAYDAQLRELAEQGADVDETVRTLTTDDVRNACGVLAPQAQASAGVDGRVSIEVDPRLAHETDATVAQAIELWKLVDRDNLFIKIPATKAGLPAITRVIAEGISVNVTLIFSVERYEAVIDAYLAGLEAAKAAGHDLSKIHSVASFFVSRVDTEIDAQLDKIGSDAALALRGKAGVANARLAYASYLRVFEGGDRWAALAAEGALVQRPLWASTGVKNPEYSDTMYVTELVAANTVNTMPEKTIEAVADHGTVTGDTITGTAEASQAVFDDLAAVGIDIPAVFDKLEVEGVDKFEVSWNELLDTITEQLAAARES; the protein is encoded by the coding sequence ATGACTGACACTGCAACCCAGAACGCCAACCTCGCGGCGCTGTCCGCGGCGGGCGTGTCCGTGTGGCTCGACGACCTGTCCCGCACGCGGCTCGAGACCGGCAACCTCGCGGAGCTGATCGCCACCCGCAGCGTCGTCGGCGTCACCACGAACCCCACGATCTTCCAGGGCGCCATCACCAAGGGCAACGCGTACGACGCGCAGCTGCGGGAGCTGGCCGAGCAGGGCGCCGACGTCGACGAGACGGTTCGCACCCTCACGACCGACGACGTCCGCAATGCGTGCGGGGTCCTGGCCCCGCAGGCCCAGGCGTCCGCCGGTGTGGACGGCCGCGTCTCGATCGAGGTCGATCCGCGTCTGGCCCACGAGACCGACGCGACCGTCGCGCAGGCGATCGAGCTGTGGAAGCTCGTCGACCGCGACAACCTCTTCATCAAGATCCCGGCCACCAAGGCGGGTCTGCCGGCGATCACCCGGGTGATCGCCGAGGGCATCAGCGTCAACGTCACGCTGATCTTCTCGGTCGAGCGCTACGAGGCCGTCATCGACGCCTACCTCGCCGGACTCGAGGCCGCGAAGGCCGCCGGCCACGACCTGTCGAAGATCCACTCGGTGGCGTCGTTCTTCGTCTCCCGCGTGGACACCGAGATCGACGCGCAGCTCGACAAGATCGGTTCGGACGCGGCCCTCGCGCTGCGCGGCAAGGCCGGTGTCGCCAACGCCCGCCTCGCGTACGCGTCGTACCTGAGGGTCTTCGAGGGTGGCGACCGGTGGGCGGCCCTGGCGGCCGAGGGCGCGCTCGTCCAGCGTCCGCTGTGGGCATCGACCGGCGTGAAGAACCCCGAGTACTCCGACACGATGTACGTGACGGAGCTGGTCGCCGCGAACACCGTCAACACCATGCCGGAGAAGACCATCGAGGCGGTCGCCGACCACGGCACCGTCACCGGGGACACCATCACCGGCACCGCCGAGGCGTCGCAGGCCGTGTTCGACGACCTGGCCGCGGTCGGCATCGACATCCCGGCGGTGTTCGACAAGCTCGAGGTCGAGGGCGTCGACAAGTTCGAGGTCTCGTGGAACGAGCTCCTCGACACGATCACGGAGCAGCTCGCAGCTGCTCGAGAGAGCTGA
- a CDS encoding COX15/CtaA family protein has protein sequence MLYRGFVNLVNRLPLPSLAVQKWIAIAVIVSQGGIAVTGSVVRVTASGLGCTTWPQCYPGSFVPTSSSTAPWFHQSIEFGNRLLTFLVIATAAAVVLAVTRAGRRREVLVYAWLMPLSTVAQAVLGGITVLTGLLWWTVALHLLVSMAMVWLSVLLYHKIAQPDDGVEVTTLPKQLSWLTALTGVALGATLVAGTMVTGAGPHAGDKTPERTVERLDLDITNLVHLHAEMLVGYLALLIGLGFGLYAVGASAAVKLRLKVVIALVVVQGCVGLVQFWTHVPAALVTVHVTLAGACTAATAALYAAGRVREPVGERADTEAVASA, from the coding sequence GTGCTGTATCGCGGGTTTGTGAACCTGGTCAACCGTCTGCCGCTGCCGTCCCTCGCGGTCCAGAAGTGGATCGCGATCGCGGTGATCGTGTCCCAGGGCGGAATCGCGGTCACCGGATCGGTGGTCCGAGTGACCGCGTCCGGCCTCGGCTGCACCACCTGGCCGCAGTGCTACCCGGGCAGCTTCGTCCCGACGTCGTCGTCCACCGCGCCGTGGTTCCACCAGTCGATCGAGTTCGGCAACCGGTTGCTGACGTTCCTGGTGATCGCGACCGCCGCCGCGGTGGTCCTCGCCGTCACCCGTGCAGGACGCCGACGCGAGGTGCTGGTCTACGCGTGGCTGATGCCGCTGTCGACCGTCGCGCAGGCGGTCCTCGGGGGCATCACCGTGCTGACCGGGCTGCTCTGGTGGACGGTGGCGCTGCACCTGCTGGTGTCGATGGCGATGGTGTGGCTGTCGGTGCTGCTCTACCACAAGATCGCCCAGCCCGACGACGGCGTCGAGGTCACCACGCTTCCCAAGCAGCTGAGCTGGCTCACGGCCCTCACCGGCGTCGCACTGGGCGCAACGCTGGTGGCCGGCACGATGGTGACCGGCGCCGGCCCCCACGCCGGGGACAAGACACCGGAGCGCACGGTCGAACGTCTCGACCTGGACATCACCAACCTCGTGCACCTGCACGCCGAGATGCTCGTCGGATACCTTGCGCTGCTGATCGGCCTCGGGTTCGGCCTGTACGCCGTCGGGGCGAGCGCCGCGGTGAAGCTGCGGCTGAAGGTCGTGATCGCGCTCGTCGTCGTGCAGGGGTGTGTCGGGCTGGTGCAGTTCTGGACGCACGTGCCGGCCGCGCTGGTCACGGTGCACGTGACGCTCGCCGGCGCCTGCACCGCGGCGACCGCGGCGCTGTACGCGGCAGGCCGGGTCCGCGAACCGGTCGGCGAACGCGCCGACACCGAAGCAGTCGCGTCCGCCTGA
- a CDS encoding quinone oxidoreductase family protein codes for MRAIVVSENGGPEVLTPTEVSDPRPGPGDLVVATEAIGINFIDTYFRNGTYARDLPYIPGDEGTGVVTAVGADVTEFGVGDRVAWAAGPGSYAEKVVVPAAVAVDVPDGVAPAQAASALLQGMTAHYLIESAYPARSGETVLVHAGAGGVGLLLTQMAAAKGVKVISTVSTDEKEALSREAGAWRVLRYGDGLAEKVRELTGGEGVAAVYDGVGKDTFDASLESLRIRGTLVLFGAASGPVPPFDLQRLNAGGSLYVTRPTLAHYVRDREELTWRAGAVFDAIAAGTLKLRVGGSYPLDAAEQAHRDLEGRKTTGSIVLVP; via the coding sequence ATGCGCGCAATCGTGGTGTCCGAGAACGGCGGTCCCGAGGTCCTCACCCCCACCGAGGTGTCCGATCCCCGACCCGGCCCCGGTGACCTGGTGGTGGCCACCGAGGCGATCGGGATCAACTTCATCGACACGTACTTCCGCAACGGCACCTACGCCCGCGATCTCCCGTACATCCCCGGCGACGAGGGCACCGGCGTGGTCACCGCGGTCGGCGCCGACGTCACCGAGTTCGGGGTCGGCGACCGCGTGGCGTGGGCCGCTGGACCTGGCAGCTACGCGGAGAAGGTCGTCGTGCCGGCCGCCGTGGCGGTGGATGTACCCGACGGTGTCGCTCCGGCACAGGCCGCGTCGGCGCTGTTGCAGGGCATGACGGCGCACTACCTGATCGAGTCGGCGTACCCCGCGCGGTCCGGGGAGACGGTCCTCGTTCACGCGGGCGCCGGCGGTGTGGGGCTCCTACTCACGCAGATGGCGGCCGCGAAGGGCGTCAAGGTCATCTCGACGGTCTCGACGGACGAGAAGGAGGCCTTGTCACGGGAGGCGGGCGCCTGGCGGGTCCTCCGCTACGGTGACGGGCTCGCCGAGAAGGTGCGTGAACTCACCGGCGGCGAAGGGGTCGCGGCGGTCTACGACGGCGTCGGTAAGGACACGTTCGACGCGAGCCTCGAGTCGCTGCGGATCCGCGGCACACTCGTCCTGTTCGGCGCCGCCAGCGGACCGGTCCCCCCGTTCGATCTGCAGCGCCTCAACGCGGGCGGATCGCTGTACGTGACCCGTCCGACCCTGGCCCACTACGTGCGCGACCGCGAGGAGCTCACCTGGCGTGCGGGCGCCGTCTTCGACGCGATCGCGGCGGGCACCCTGAAGCTCCGGGTCGGTGGGAGCTACCCGTTGGACGCCGCCGAGCAGGCGCACCGCGATCTGGAGGGGCGCAAGACCACCGGTTCGATCGTGCTGGTGCCGTAG